The following are from one region of the Acidobacteriota bacterium genome:
- a CDS encoding peptidoglycan DD-metalloendopeptidase family protein has translation MTRRPQISVLRWALPLALLAVALVLMLSQRRLTEFAQSPFPLPNPLPFDEALAGLDPLPLPAVDGSAIPLRVTMESGDTLGGLLQSTGLEASEASGAILALEEYLDVRRLRPGQAVSYYLGADSRPERLTMRIGDSGKVHLARASEGWATTWTPFERRVETRAIRGELEGALESAIVASGGVGKLSFKMAEVLQWDLDFNRDLRVGDEFEVLFEEVYLDGRYHGLGNVLALSYQNGGRTLEAFRYGSGDGGYYGPDGRPLEKMFLRSPLRYSRVTSRFNLRRFHPVLKKYRPHYGVDYGTPVGTPVRATASGVVTFAGWNKGGGKVVKVRHANRYLTAYLHLSRFAKGVAPGRRVEQGEVIAYSGNTGLSSGPHLDYRVQKNGRWIDPLSLRNVPAQPIAVAELDQFYAWRDRCRDSLERGVGLGSAPLPDTVVAAESAPPPSRSVSTATAGR, from the coding sequence ATGACGCGTCGCCCTCAGATCTCCGTCCTGCGCTGGGCTCTCCCTCTGGCTCTACTCGCCGTGGCCCTGGTGCTGATGCTGTCGCAGCGACGTCTCACCGAGTTTGCGCAGTCGCCCTTTCCGCTGCCGAATCCGCTGCCCTTCGACGAGGCCCTGGCCGGCCTCGATCCACTGCCCTTGCCGGCGGTCGATGGCTCGGCGATTCCGTTGCGCGTGACGATGGAGTCCGGAGACACCCTCGGCGGTTTGCTGCAGAGCACCGGGCTCGAGGCGTCGGAGGCGTCGGGAGCGATCCTCGCTCTCGAGGAGTACCTCGACGTGCGACGCCTGCGCCCGGGACAGGCGGTCTCCTATTACCTGGGGGCCGATTCGCGACCGGAACGCCTGACGATGCGGATCGGCGACAGCGGCAAGGTGCACCTGGCGCGGGCTTCGGAAGGATGGGCGACCACCTGGACACCGTTCGAGCGGCGCGTCGAAACGCGCGCCATTCGGGGCGAGCTCGAGGGGGCCCTGGAGAGCGCCATCGTGGCCAGCGGTGGAGTCGGCAAGCTGTCCTTCAAGATGGCCGAAGTGCTGCAGTGGGATCTCGACTTCAACCGTGATCTGCGGGTGGGAGACGAGTTCGAGGTGCTGTTCGAAGAGGTCTACCTCGACGGTCGCTACCACGGTCTGGGCAACGTCTTGGCGCTGAGCTACCAGAACGGTGGCCGCACCCTCGAGGCCTTTCGCTACGGCTCCGGCGACGGGGGCTATTACGGTCCCGACGGACGTCCCCTCGAGAAGATGTTCCTGCGTTCGCCGCTGCGCTACTCGCGGGTCACCTCGCGCTTCAATTTGCGGCGCTTCCATCCGGTCCTGAAAAAGTACCGGCCGCACTACGGTGTCGATTACGGCACCCCGGTGGGAACGCCGGTGCGGGCGACGGCGAGCGGGGTGGTGACCTTCGCCGGCTGGAACAAGGGTGGTGGCAAGGTGGTCAAGGTGCGCCACGCCAACCGCTACTTGACCGCCTACCTGCACCTGTCGCGCTTCGCCAAGGGGGTCGCTCCCGGCCGCCGCGTCGAGCAGGGCGAGGTGATCGCCTATTCGGGCAATACGGGTTTGAGCTCCGGACCCCATCTCGACTACCGGGTGCAGAAGAACGGTCGCTGGATCGATCCCCTCTCGCTGCGCAATGTGCCGGCGCAGCCGATTGCGGTGGCCGAGCTCGATCAGTTCTACGCCTGGCGTGATCGTTGTCGCGACAGCCTGGAGCGCGGAGTGGGCCTGGGCTCGGCTCCGCTGCCGGACACGGTGGTGGCCGCCGAGAGTGCGCCGCCGCCGTCGCGCTCCGTGTCGACGGCCACCGCCGGACGCTGA
- a CDS encoding sigma-70 family RNA polymerase sigma factor yields the protein MTNQAAIRHQRGWDFEVAAMPFVDALFNTAYRMTRNAEDAEDLVQETYLKAYKYYDKFEEGTNFKAWLFKIMKNTFINNYRKKQQAPPQSDFADIEESFETQVNEDLSPRTKDPEQELLENVLDQDLQRALDDLPPDYRMVVLLADLEGFAYKEIAEILEVPVGTVMSRLYRGRRLLESAMLKYAREHGYLRQGEPAKMRSRDEKPS from the coding sequence ATGACGAATCAAGCCGCAATCAGGCACCAGCGAGGTTGGGACTTCGAGGTCGCGGCCATGCCCTTCGTGGATGCGCTTTTCAATACGGCCTACCGCATGACTCGCAACGCCGAGGACGCGGAGGATCTGGTCCAGGAGACCTACCTCAAGGCCTACAAGTACTACGACAAGTTCGAAGAGGGCACCAACTTCAAGGCGTGGCTCTTCAAGATCATGAAGAACACGTTCATCAACAACTACCGCAAGAAGCAGCAGGCGCCGCCGCAGAGCGACTTTGCGGACATCGAGGAGTCCTTCGAGACGCAGGTCAACGAAGATCTGTCGCCGCGCACCAAGGACCCCGAGCAGGAGCTGCTCGAGAATGTCCTCGATCAGGATCTCCAGCGCGCCCTCGACGACCTGCCGCCGGACTACCGCATGGTGGTCTTGCTCGCCGATCTCGAAGGCTTTGCCTACAAGGAGATCGCCGAGATCCTCGAAGTCCCAGTGGGCACGGTGATGAGCCGCCTCTACCGCGGGCGCCGACTGCTCGAATCGGCCATGCTCAAGTATGCTCGCGAGCACGGCTATCTGCGCCAGGGCGAACCGGCGAAGATGCGCAGCCGCGACGAGAAGCCTTCCTGA
- a CDS encoding TlpA disulfide reductase family protein translates to MSRNIVRVGILLILALAVGVLPLSAQELRLEGLGGEALREADLDGKRTIIVFWASWSPRGRDVVDRVNGIADQWAGKARVITVNFQEDPATVRQFLAGKGLKVPVFLDADASFSKKYSRPDLPALVVLDGRKPLLKVRMPADPNAELSRVLG, encoded by the coding sequence ATGAGCCGAAACATCGTACGGGTCGGAATCCTGCTGATCCTTGCGCTGGCGGTCGGTGTCCTTCCGCTGTCGGCGCAGGAGCTGCGCCTCGAGGGGCTCGGTGGCGAAGCGCTGCGCGAGGCCGACCTCGACGGCAAGCGCACCATCATCGTCTTTTGGGCCTCGTGGTCGCCCCGCGGGCGGGACGTGGTGGATCGGGTCAACGGCATCGCCGACCAGTGGGCCGGCAAGGCCCGCGTGATCACCGTCAACTTTCAGGAAGATCCGGCGACGGTGCGGCAGTTTCTCGCCGGCAAGGGGCTGAAAGTGCCGGTTTTTCTCGATGCTGATGCCTCCTTCTCGAAGAAGTACTCGCGCCCGGACTTGCCAGCCTTGGTGGTCCTCGATGGCCGCAAGCCGCTGCTCAAGGTTCGGATGCCGGCCGATCCCAATGCCGAGCTCTCCCGCGTGCTCGGTTGA
- a CDS encoding zf-HC2 domain-containing protein — translation MSRGLSCQRVAEMIYLFFDNEMDGDLRVSFEEHIDYCAPCAEQVQYTRRVLLTVRRRCVRRCAPRSLRDRILERMEHRRAMTRPGP, via the coding sequence ATGAGCCGAGGGCTGAGTTGCCAACGGGTGGCCGAGATGATCTACCTCTTTTTCGACAACGAGATGGACGGCGATCTCCGGGTCTCCTTCGAAGAGCACATCGACTACTGTGCCCCCTGCGCCGAGCAAGTGCAGTACACCCGTCGGGTTCTGCTGACGGTGCGACGCCGTTGCGTGCGTCGCTGCGCGCCCCGCAGCTTGCGGGACCGCATTCTCGAGCGAATGGAGCATCGCCGCGCCATGACGCGGCCGGGGCCCTGA